One Phaseolus vulgaris cultivar G19833 chromosome 11, P. vulgaris v2.0, whole genome shotgun sequence genomic window carries:
- the LOC137818522 gene encoding probable serine/threonine-protein kinase PBL5, with protein MGCFCCAGKSCTNSDTEDYGNNFDHKPSNFTPAESVKVDFKVNGKKEDGSKGDQLALDVKDLNLKEEGPHDGKDNGNRAQSFSFNELEAATGNFTADCFLGEGGFGKVYKGHLERINQVVAIKQLDPNGLQGIREFAVEVLTLSLADHPNLVKLIGFCAEGEQRLLVYEFMPLGSLENHLLDLRPGSKPLDWNTRMKIAAGAARGLEYLHDKMKPPVIYRDLKCSNILLGEGFHPKLSDFGLAKVGPSGDKTHVSTRVMGTYGYCAPDYAMTGQLTFKSDIYSFGVVLLELITGRKAIDHMKPAKEQNLVAWARPLFRDRKKFPLMVDPLLQGRYPVRGLYQALAIAAMCVQEQPNMRPVIVDVVTALNYLASQKYDPQLHPAQSSRRSPPSQVMQRDDDEERRLILSTEHVTDRS; from the exons ATGGGTTGCTTTTGTTGCGCAGGGAAATCATGCACCAATTCGGATACCGAAGACTATGGTAACAACTTCGACCACAAACCCTCCAATTTCACACCCGCAG AAAGCGTCAAAGTTGATTTCAAAGTGAATGGGAAAAAAGAAGATGGTTCTAAAGGTGATCAGCTTGCTCTGGACGTGAAGGATTTAAATTTGAAAGAGGAGGGTCCTCATGATGGAAAAGATAATGGCAATCGGGCGCAGTCATTCAGTTTTAATGAACTTGAAGCTGCGACGGGAAATTTTACGGCAGATTGCTTTTTGGGTGAAGGAGGCTTTGGCAAGGTTTACAAGGGACACTTGGAGAGAATAAACCAG GTTGTAGCTATAAAGCAACTTGACCCTAATGGACTTCAAGGGATACGAGAATTCGCAGTTGAAGTGTTGACATTGAGTTTGGCAGACCACCCTAATCTTGTCAAGTTGATTGGATTTTGTGCTGAGGGAGAGCAGAGGCTATTAGTTTATGAATTCATGCCATTGGGGTCTTTGGAGAATCACTTGCTTG ATCTTCGGCCTGGTAGCAAACCACTAGATTGGAACACAAGAATGAAAATAGCAGCTGGGGCAGCAAGGGGTTTGGAGTATCTGCATGATAAAATGAAGCCTCCTGTCATATATCGTGACTTGAAATGCTCTAACATTTTGTTAGGAGAGGGATTTCATCCTAAGTTGTCAGATTTTGGCCTGGCAAAAGTAGGCCCAAGTGGTGATAAGACCCATGTTTCAACAAGGGTTATGGGCACATATGGGTATTGTGCTCCAGATTATGCAATGACGGGTCAATTGACATTTAAGTCAGATATTTACAGCTTTGGGGTTGTTCTTTTGGAGCTTATTACTGGCCGGAAGGCTATTGACCATATGAAACCTGCCAAAGAACAAAATCTAGTTGCGTGG GCAAGACCCTTGTTCAGAGATAGGAAAAAATTTCCCTTGATGGTTGACCCTTTACTTCAAGGTCGATATCCCGTGAGAGGCTTATACCAAGCTCTTGCCATTGCTGCAATGTGTGTGCAAGAGCAACCTAATATGCGGCCTGTTATAGTTGATGTTGTTACAGCTCTAAATTACCTAGCTTCTCAGAAGTATGATCCTCAACTTCACCCAGCACAAAGCTCTAGAAGAAGTCCACCTTCTCAGGTAATGCAAAGGGATGATGATGAAGAACGTAGACTTATTTTAAGCACGGAGCATGTGACAGACAGATCTTAA